From the Brassica napus cultivar Da-Ae chromosome A8, Da-Ae, whole genome shotgun sequence genome, one window contains:
- the BNAANNG36510D gene encoding uncharacterized protein BNAANNG36510D, which translates to MDFFKNLADSFVKEVVDPTVSFAEDSARTVAREVVDPTVSFAEDSARTVVREVVDPTVAFVEDSAKTVVREVVDPTVAFVEDSAKTVVREVVDPTVAFVEDSARTVVREVIDPAVAFIETQFQRPRDVIEQEKILDNLLASNGSRFPGDDYHSPDRKNWMSHLSCEKLTLNKIVWPGTHDSATNGIGIDVVTRPLGECQTLSIYEQLVRGTRLLDVRVQEDRYICHGILASYNVDFAIDDVIRFLSETHSEIIILEIRTEYGHKDPPEFESYLTNKLGQFLIHQDDNLFNKSLSEILPKRVICIWKPRESPRPSRGGLLWNSDYLKDNWIDTDLPWTKFQSNMNHLKDQPSISSRRFFYRVENTLTPQADNVVVWVRPVTDRIRRYARLFVSRCIAEGCIDKLQIFSTDFIDEDFVDACVGLTYARINGRI; encoded by the coding sequence atggattttttcaaaaatttggcAGACTCTTTTGTAAAAGAAGTGGTCGATCCAACGGTATCTTTTGCAGAAGATTCTGCAAGAACTGTCGCAAGAGAAGTGGTCGATCCAACAGTATCTTTTGCAGAAGATTCTGCAAGAACTGTTGTAAGAGAAGTGGTAGATCCAACAGTAGCTTTTGTAGAAGATTCTGCAAAAACTGTTGTAAGAGAAGTGGTAGATCCGACTGTGGCTTTTGTAGAAGATTCTGCAAAAACTGTTGTAAGAGAAGTGGTAGATCCGACAGTGGCTTTTGTAGAAGATTCTGCAAGAACTGTTGTAAGAGAAGTGATAGATCCGGCCGTCGCGTTCATTGAAACCCAGTTCCAGCGGCCACGAGACGTCATTGAGCAAGAAAAAATCCTAGACAATCTCCTTGCATCCAACGGTTCACGTTTCCCTGGCGACGACTACCATTCCCCCGACCGGAAAAACTGGATGTCCCATCTCTCCTGTGAGAAACTGACTCTTAACAAGATCGTATGGCCAGGAACGCACGACTCAGCCACGAACGGAATCGGTATAGATGTGGTAACTCGTCCCTTGGGTGAGTGCCAAACGCTCTCCATCTACGAGCAGCTAGTTCGTGGAACACGACTCCTCGACGTCCGTGTACAAGAGGATCGCTATATCTGCCACGGGATCTTGGCGTCATACAACGTGGACTTCGCCATCGACGACGTCATCAGATTCTTGTCGGAGACTCACTCGGAGATCATTATCCTAGAGATAAGGACGGAGTACGGACACAAAGACCCTCCGGAGTTTGAAAGTTACTTGACTAACAAGCTAGGTCAATTCTTGATACATCAAGACGATAACTTGTTCAACAAGTCACTATCCGAGATCTTGCCGAAAAGGGTTATTTGCATCTGGAAACCTAGAGAGTCCCCGAGGCCGAGCCGCGGTGGACTTCTCTGGAACTCTGACTATCTAAAAGATAACTGGATCGATACGGATCTTCCATGGACGAAGTTTCAAAGCAATATGAACCATTTGAAAGACCAACCATCGATATCTTCTAGAAGATTCTTTTACCGGGTTGAGAATACACTTACGCCACAAGCAGATAACGTGGTTGTGTGGGTCAGACCCGTGACTGATCGTATCCGAAGGTACGCAAGGCTCTTCGTCTCTAGGTGTATAGCCGAGGGATGTATAGATAAGTTGCAGATTTTTTCGACGGATTTTATCGATGAGGATTTCGTTGATGCCTGCGTTGGGCTTACATACGCTAGAATCAATGGAAGAATTTGA
- the LOC125576936 gene encoding uncharacterized protein LOC125576936: protein MVLHTRYSQIGRNTSRDSIFNGEDPKRNALVNKVVDPTVSFAEDSARTVVSKVVDPAVTFVEDCARTVIQEVMNPTVTFVEDSARSVIQELMNPTEEFIATQLQRPQDVIEQQGILDNLLASNGARFPGDDYHTPDLKNWMAHLSVETLALNKIVWPGTHHSATNGLPWPTRPLVECQTLSIYEQLVLGTRVFDIHVQKDRRVCHGDHRPSYNVDVVLNDIIRFVSETQSEIIILEIRTEFGENDPPEFDTYLVDKLGPWLIHQDDNLFNKPVSEILPKKVICIWKPRESPKPVRGGALWNSDYLKDNWTNTDLPWTKFQSNMNHLKEQQPISSRRFFYRVENTLTPQPDSPILLIKPVNGRIREYARLFISRCIAEGCIDKLQIFSRDFINEDFVDACIGLTYARINGRV from the exons ATGGTCTTACATACGAGGTATTCACAAATAGGGAGAAACACTTCACGAGATTCCATATTTAATGGTGAAGACCCTAAGCGAA ACGCTTTAGTAAATAAAGTGGTGGATCCAACGGTATCTTTTGCTGAAGATTCTGCAAGAACTGTTGTTAGCAAAGTGGTAGATCCAGCGGTGACTTTTGTAGAAGATTGTGCTAGAactgttatacaagaagtgatgAATCCAACCGTCACTTTTGTAGAAGATTCTGCAAGAAGTGTTATACAAGAACTGATGAATCCGACAGAAGAGTTCATCGCAACCCAGCTCCAGCGGCCACAGGACGTCATAGAACAACAAGGAATCCTAGACAATCTCCTCGCATCCAATGGTGCACGTTTTCCAGGCGATGACTACCATACACCCGACTTGAAAAACTGGATGGCCCATCTCTCAGTAGAGACACTGGCTCTTAACAAGATCGTATGGCCAGGAACGCACCACTCAGCCACCAACGGGTTACCTTGGCCAACTCGTCCGTTGGTTGAATGCCAAACGCTCTCCATCTACGAGCAGCTAGTTCTTGGCACGCGTGTCTTTGATATCCATGTTCAGAAGGATCGCCGCGTCTGTCATGGAGATCATCGGCCTTCGTACAACGTTGATGTCGTCCTAAACGACATCATCAGGTTCGTTTCGGAGACCCAATCTGAGATCATTATCTTGGAGATAAGGACCGAGTTTGGAGAGAATGACCCTCCGGAGTTTGATACTTACTTGGTTGACAAGTTAGGTCCGTGGTTGATTCATCAAGATGATAACTTGTTCAACAAGCCAGTATCTGAGATCTTGCCTAAAAAGGTTATTTGCATCTGGAAACCTAGAGAGTCCCCCAAGCCGGTCCGTGGTGGAGCTCTCTGGAACTCTGACTATCTGAAAGACAATTGGACCAATACGGATCTTCCATGGACGAAGTTTCAAAGCAATATGAACCATTTGAAAGAGCAGCAACCGATATCTTCTAGAAGATTCTTTTACCGGGTTGAGAATACACTAACGCCACAACCAGATAGTCCGATTCTTTTAATCAAACCCGTGAATGGTCGAATCCGAGAGTACGCTAGGCTCTTCATTTCTAGGTGTATAGCCGAGGGATGTATAGATAAGTTGCAGATTTTTTCAAGGGATTTCATCAATGAGGATTTCGTTGATGCCTGCATTGGGCTTACATATGCCAGAATCAATGGAAGAGTTTGA
- the LOC106361009 gene encoding PI-PLC X-box domain-containing protein DDB_G0293730: MLSFFSDQIDKHKAVSEEEKTINDLEQSEGSHFPGDDYRPSDRKNWMAGLDVEKLTLSKIVWPGTHDSATNDIGIPLVSRPLAECQTLSIYDQLVLGTRVLDIRVQEDRHICHGILTSYNVDAVIDDVIRFLSETHSEIIILEMRTEYGHKDPPEFETYLADKLGQFLIQQDDNLFNKSVSEILPKRVICIWKPRESPKPNRGGLLWNSDYLKDNWIDTDLPWTKFQSNLKHLSEQQPISSRKYFYRVENTVTPQADNPVVWVKPVTDRIRKYARLFISQCVAKGCGDKLQILSTDLIEEDFVDACVGFTHARIEGKV; the protein is encoded by the coding sequence ATGCTATCTTTCTTCTCCGACCAGATCGACAAGCACAAAGCTGTGTCTGAAGAGGAGAAAACCATAAACGATCTCGAGCAATCCGAAGGGTCACACTTCCCTGGCGATGACTACCGTCCGTCCGATCGGAAAAACTGGATGGCCGGTCTAGACGTGGAGAAGCTAACTCTCAGCAAGATCGTGTGGCCAGGGACTCACGACTCAGCCACCAACGACATCGGTATCCCTCTGGTCTCTCGTCCCTTAGCTGAGTGCCAAACGCTCTCCATCTACGACCAGCTCGTTCTTGGAACACGTGTTCTCGACATCCGTGTCCAAGAGGATCGCCATATCTGCCACGGGATCTTGACGTCATACAACGTGGACGCCGTCATCGACGACGTCATCAGATTCTTGTCGGAGACTCACTCCGAGATCATTATCCTTGAGATGAGGACCGAGTACGGACACAAAGACCCTCCAGAGTTCGAGACTTACTTGGCTGACAAGTTAGGTCAGTTCTTGATACAACAAGATGATAACTTGTTCAACAAGTCTGTATCCGAGATCTTGCCCAAAAGGGTTATCTGCATCTGGAAACCTAGAGAGTCTCCAAAGCCGAACCGCGGTGGACTGTTATGGAACTCAGACTATCTTAAAGATAACTGGATCGATACCGATCTTCCATGGACGAAGTTTCAGAGCAACTTGAAGCATCTGAGTGAGCAGCAACCTATATCttctagaaaatatttttaccgTGTTGAGAATACTGTTACACCTCAAGCAGATAACCCGGTTGTTTGGGTTAAACCGGTGACCGATCGGATCCGAAAGTACGCGAGGCTGTTCATATCTCAGTGTGTTGCCAAGGGGTGTGGAGATAAGTTGCAGATTCTGTCGACGGATCTCATTGAAGAAGACTTTGTTGATGCTTGTGTTGGATTCACTCACGCAAGAATTGAAGGGAAAGTTTGA
- the LOC106361010 gene encoding DEAD-box ATP-dependent RNA helicase 16 has product MANTKGKPVDDVNPEVKEAEEVEEQRDVIEKEEEEEEEKDKSFEELRLDPRLIRALTKKGIEKPTPIQQTAIPFILEGKDVVAKAKTGSGKTLAYLLPLLQKLFSDCGSKKKKPAPSAFILVPSRELCQQVYAEVSSLIELCRVQIKAVQLTSSMPLSDMRNALAGLPEILVTTPACIPKCFADGVLNPAAISDSLEILVLDEADLLLSYGYEDNLRSVTSIVPRRCQCLLMSATTSSDVEKLKKLILHNPVVLTLQEGADKEEPVPSNVQQFWISCSAQDKLLHILALLKLEVVQKKILIFINTIDMGFKLKLFLEKFGIKTAILNGELPQNSRLHILEQFNAGLFDYLIATDDNSQQAKAKEEAKDEDNKEKTKNKRRFKPKLDAEFGVVRGIDFKKVHTVINYDMPQSVTGYIHRIGRTGRAYSSGSSVSLVSPDDMEGFEEIKSFLAGEEDKDSDVITPFPLLTENAVESLRYRAEDVAKSVTKIAVRESRAQDLRNEIINSEKLKSHFEANPRDLDLLKHDKLLSKTAPAPHLKDIPEYLVDPKTQEASKMVKLARAAMGNSRRSGGGRNNANKKRSRKGVDPLKTFSANGSKRGRSGGVGQKKNGKGSSDGLTKKQRTA; this is encoded by the exons ATGGCTAACACGAAGGGGAAACCTGTTGATGATGTGAACCCGGAAGTGAAAGAAGCAGAGGAAGTTGAAGAACAGAGAGACGTCATagagaaagaagaggaagaggaagaagagaaagataAGAGCTTCGAGGAGCTACGTCTTGATCCTCGTCTCATTCGTGCCTTAACTAAAAAGGGTATAGAGAAACCCACTCCTATTCAGCAAACAGCCATTCCTTTCATTCTG GAAGGAAAAGATGTGGTTGCTAAAGCTAAGACGGGCTCAGGTAAGACCTTGGCTTACCTTCTTCCATTGCTCCAGAAGCTCTTCTCAGATTgtggaagcaagaagaagaagcctgCTCCTTCTGCTTTTATTCTCGTTCCTTCTCGAGAACTATGTCAGCAG GTGTACGCAGAGGTTTCTTCACTTATAGAGTTGTGTCGTGTTCAGATTAAAGCAGTGCAGTTGACTAGTAGCATGCCTCTATCTGATATG CGTAACGCTTTGGCCGGACTGCCTGAGATTCTTGTGACGACTCCTGCTTGTATTCCAAAATGTTTTGCTGACGGAGTTTTAAATCCCGCAGCTATCAGTGACTCGCTTGAAATCTTGGTTCTTGATGAG GCAGATCTTTTGTTGTCGTATGGATATGAAGACAATCTAAGGTCGGTCACTTCAATAGTTCCAAGACGTTGCCAGTGTCTTCTCATGTCTGCTACGACAAg TTCTGATGTTGAGAAACTGAAGAAATTGATTCTTCACAACCCGGTCGTTTTGACCTTGCAAGAAGGTGCTGACAAGGAAGAGCCGGTCCCAAGTAATGTTCAGCAGTTTTGG ATTTCTTGCAGTGCTCAGGATAAACTGCTTCACATTCTTGCTCTCCTGAAGCTAGAGGTGGTTCAGAAGAAAATTCTTATATTCATCAATACCATTGACATGGGTTTCAAGTTGAAATTATTCTTAGAAAAG TTTGGTATTAAAACTGCAATTTTAAACGGAGAATTGCCTCAGAACTCTCGGCTTCACATCCTTGAG CAATTCAATGCAGGTCTTTTTGATTATCTGATTGCAACGGATGATAATAGCCAACAGGCTAAAGCAAAGGAAGAGGCTAAAGACGAAGATAACAAGgagaaaactaaaaacaaaaggCGGTTCAAACCCAAGCTGGACGCTGAGTTTGGTGTAGTTAGAGGAATCGATTTCAAAAAAGTTCACACG GTCATAAACTATGATATGCCTCAAAGTGTGACAGGGTATATTCATCGCATAGGGCGTACAGGGAGAGCATATAGCAGCGGTTCTTCTGTTTCTCTT GTTTCTCCTGATGACATGGAAGGGTTTGAAGAAATAAAATCCTTTTTAGCAGGTGAAGAGGACAAGGATAGTGATGTCATCACACCTTTCCCTTTGTTGACAGAGAATGCTGTAGAGTCTTTAAGATATAGAGCTGAG GATGTTGCAAAGAGTGTTACAAAGATTGCTGTTAGAGAGTCTCGAGCTCAGGATTTAAGAAATGAGATTATCAACTCTGAAAA gTTAAAGTCTCATTTTGAAGCTAATCCAAGAGACTTAGATCTGTTGAAACATGACAAGCTTCTGAGTAAGACTGCGCCTGCACCGCATCTGAAGGACATCCCTGAGTATCTAGTGGACCCAAAGACTCAAGAAGCAAGCAAGATGGTGAAGCTAGCTAGAGCAGCAATGGGCAACAGTAGGAGATCCGGTGGTGGTCGCAACAACGCAAACAAGAAACGATCAAGAAAAGGCGTTGACCCTCTCAAAACCTTCAGCGCcaat GGATCTAAGAGAGGACGTAGTGGCGGCGTTGGCCAGAAGAAAAATGGTAAAGGATCTAGTGATGGCCTGACCAAGAAACAAAGGACAGCTTAA
- the LOC106361011 gene encoding probable alkaline/neutral invertase B isoform X1 → MDLIRFLKMQGVRSLDCAMSSFNQNGDAKNADTSDDIDFSKLLEKPRPLNMERLRSLEERSLTELSTSPPHLRNGDNASASRLQDRADCVVSPSVGFNTPRSLAGFESHPMVGEAWDALRRSLVYFRGQPVGTIAAVDNSEEKLNYDQVFVRDFVPSALAFLMNGEPDIVKNFLLKTLRLQSWEKKIDRFQLGEGVMPASFKVFHDPVRNYETLIADFGESAIGRVAPVDSGFWWIILLRAYTKSTGDSSLADMPECQKGIRLILSLCLSEGFDTFPTLLCADGCCMIDRRMGVYGYPIEIQALFFMSLRCALLLLKHEGESKEMVEQIVKRLHALSYHMRSYFWLDLKQLNDIYRYKTEEYSHTAVNKFNVIPDSLPEWVFDFMPPQGGFFIGNVSPARMDFRWFALGNCIAILSSLATPEQSTAIMDLIEARWEELVGEMPLKVCYPAIESHEWKIVTGCDPKNTRWSYHNGGSWPVLLWVLTAACIKTGRPQIARRAIEVAEARLHKDNWPEYYDGTVGRYVGKQARKCQTWSIAGYLVAKMMLEDPSHVGMVALEEDKQMKPVMRRSNSWTC, encoded by the exons ATGGATCTGATTCGATTTTTGAAAATGCAGGGAGTGAGATCATTGGACTGCGCAATGTCGAGTTTTAATCAGAACGGTGACGCCAAGAATGCTGATACATCGGACGATATTGATTTCTCAAAGTTGCTAGAGAAGCCAAGGCCGTTGAATATGGAAAGACTGAGATCACTTGAAGAAAGGTCTCTGACTGAACTATCCACCTCACCACCACACCTTAGGAACGGGGATAACGCTTCTGCTTCTCGTCTCCAAGATCGCGCGGATTGTGTGGTTTCGCCTAGCGTTGGCTTCAATACACCTCGGTCGCTGGCTGGATTTGAGTCTCATCCGATGGTGGGAGAGGCCTGGGATGCTTTGAGAAGGTCTTTGGTGTACTTCCGTGGACAGCCCGTTGGGACAATTGCTGCAGTGGATAACTCGGAAGAGAAACTTAACTATGATCAG GTGTTTGTGAGAGACTTTGTACCAAGTGCTTTAGCATTTTTGATGAACGGAGAGCCGGATATTGTGAAGAACTTCCTTTTGAAGACTCTTCGTCTTCAGTCATGGGAGAAAAAGATTGATAGGTTCCAGCTTGGTGAAGGAGTGATGCCTGCTAGCTTCAAGGTTTTTCATGATCCCGTTAGAAACTATGAGACGTTGATAGCTGATTTTGGGGAGAGCGCGATTGGAAGAGTGGCGCCGGTTGATTCTGGGTTCTGGTGGATTATTCTGCTCAGGGCCTACACCAAGTCTACTGGAGACTCTTCTCTTGCTGACATGCCTGAATGCCAGAAGGGTATACGGCTGATACTAAGCCTGTGTCTCTCTGAGGGGTTTGATACTTTCCCCACTCTCTTGTGCGCTGATGGTTGCTGTATGATTGATCGTAGGATG GGAGTTTATGGTTACCCGATAGAGATTCAAGCTCTTTTCTTCATGTCCTTGAGGTGTGCCTTGCTCCTACTTAAACATGAAGGAGAAAGTAAAGAAATGGTGGAACAGATAGTGAAGCGACTTCATGCTTTGAGCTACCATATGAGGAGCTACTTTTGGCTAGACTTGAAGCAGCTTAATGACATTTACCGATACAAGACGGAGGAATACTCTCACACTGCTGTCAACAAGTTCAACGTGATCCCTGACTCTCTTCCAGAATGGGTTTTCGACTTCATGCCGCCTCAAGGAGGGTTCTTCATCGGCAATGTTAGTCCCGCGAGAATGGATTTCCGTTGGTTTGCTCTGGGTAACTGTATAGCCATATTGTCTTCCTTGGCTACTCCTGAACAGTCAACAGCAATTATGGATCTAATAGAAGCTCGCTGGGAAGAGCTGGTCGGAGAAATGCCACTCAAAGTTTGCTACCCTGCAATAGAAAGCCATGAATGGAAGATAGTAACTGGCTGTGACCCCAAAAACACTCGATGGAGCTACCACAATGGAGGGTCCTGGCCAG TGCTGCTATGGGTACTGACGGCTGCTTGTATCAAAACTGGTCGACCTCAAATAGCAAGACGAGCGATTGAAGTAGCGGAAGCTAGGCTTCATAAAGACAACTGGCCTGAATACTATGATGGGACGGTAGGGAGATACGTGGGGAAACAAGCGCGTAAATGCCAGACCTGGTCAATTGCTGGATACTTAGTGGCCAAGATGATGCTGGAAGATCCATCACATGTCGGTATGGTTGCTCTTGAGGAAGATAAACAAATGAAACCCGTTATGAGAAGATCCAACTCCTGGACTTGTTGA
- the LOC106361011 gene encoding probable alkaline/neutral invertase B isoform X2, producing MSSFNQNGDAKNADTSDDIDFSKLLEKPRPLNMERLRSLEERSLTELSTSPPHLRNGDNASASRLQDRADCVVSPSVGFNTPRSLAGFESHPMVGEAWDALRRSLVYFRGQPVGTIAAVDNSEEKLNYDQVFVRDFVPSALAFLMNGEPDIVKNFLLKTLRLQSWEKKIDRFQLGEGVMPASFKVFHDPVRNYETLIADFGESAIGRVAPVDSGFWWIILLRAYTKSTGDSSLADMPECQKGIRLILSLCLSEGFDTFPTLLCADGCCMIDRRMGVYGYPIEIQALFFMSLRCALLLLKHEGESKEMVEQIVKRLHALSYHMRSYFWLDLKQLNDIYRYKTEEYSHTAVNKFNVIPDSLPEWVFDFMPPQGGFFIGNVSPARMDFRWFALGNCIAILSSLATPEQSTAIMDLIEARWEELVGEMPLKVCYPAIESHEWKIVTGCDPKNTRWSYHNGGSWPVLLWVLTAACIKTGRPQIARRAIEVAEARLHKDNWPEYYDGTVGRYVGKQARKCQTWSIAGYLVAKMMLEDPSHVGMVALEEDKQMKPVMRRSNSWTC from the exons ATGTCGAGTTTTAATCAGAACGGTGACGCCAAGAATGCTGATACATCGGACGATATTGATTTCTCAAAGTTGCTAGAGAAGCCAAGGCCGTTGAATATGGAAAGACTGAGATCACTTGAAGAAAGGTCTCTGACTGAACTATCCACCTCACCACCACACCTTAGGAACGGGGATAACGCTTCTGCTTCTCGTCTCCAAGATCGCGCGGATTGTGTGGTTTCGCCTAGCGTTGGCTTCAATACACCTCGGTCGCTGGCTGGATTTGAGTCTCATCCGATGGTGGGAGAGGCCTGGGATGCTTTGAGAAGGTCTTTGGTGTACTTCCGTGGACAGCCCGTTGGGACAATTGCTGCAGTGGATAACTCGGAAGAGAAACTTAACTATGATCAG GTGTTTGTGAGAGACTTTGTACCAAGTGCTTTAGCATTTTTGATGAACGGAGAGCCGGATATTGTGAAGAACTTCCTTTTGAAGACTCTTCGTCTTCAGTCATGGGAGAAAAAGATTGATAGGTTCCAGCTTGGTGAAGGAGTGATGCCTGCTAGCTTCAAGGTTTTTCATGATCCCGTTAGAAACTATGAGACGTTGATAGCTGATTTTGGGGAGAGCGCGATTGGAAGAGTGGCGCCGGTTGATTCTGGGTTCTGGTGGATTATTCTGCTCAGGGCCTACACCAAGTCTACTGGAGACTCTTCTCTTGCTGACATGCCTGAATGCCAGAAGGGTATACGGCTGATACTAAGCCTGTGTCTCTCTGAGGGGTTTGATACTTTCCCCACTCTCTTGTGCGCTGATGGTTGCTGTATGATTGATCGTAGGATG GGAGTTTATGGTTACCCGATAGAGATTCAAGCTCTTTTCTTCATGTCCTTGAGGTGTGCCTTGCTCCTACTTAAACATGAAGGAGAAAGTAAAGAAATGGTGGAACAGATAGTGAAGCGACTTCATGCTTTGAGCTACCATATGAGGAGCTACTTTTGGCTAGACTTGAAGCAGCTTAATGACATTTACCGATACAAGACGGAGGAATACTCTCACACTGCTGTCAACAAGTTCAACGTGATCCCTGACTCTCTTCCAGAATGGGTTTTCGACTTCATGCCGCCTCAAGGAGGGTTCTTCATCGGCAATGTTAGTCCCGCGAGAATGGATTTCCGTTGGTTTGCTCTGGGTAACTGTATAGCCATATTGTCTTCCTTGGCTACTCCTGAACAGTCAACAGCAATTATGGATCTAATAGAAGCTCGCTGGGAAGAGCTGGTCGGAGAAATGCCACTCAAAGTTTGCTACCCTGCAATAGAAAGCCATGAATGGAAGATAGTAACTGGCTGTGACCCCAAAAACACTCGATGGAGCTACCACAATGGAGGGTCCTGGCCAG TGCTGCTATGGGTACTGACGGCTGCTTGTATCAAAACTGGTCGACCTCAAATAGCAAGACGAGCGATTGAAGTAGCGGAAGCTAGGCTTCATAAAGACAACTGGCCTGAATACTATGATGGGACGGTAGGGAGATACGTGGGGAAACAAGCGCGTAAATGCCAGACCTGGTCAATTGCTGGATACTTAGTGGCCAAGATGATGCTGGAAGATCCATCACATGTCGGTATGGTTGCTCTTGAGGAAGATAAACAAATGAAACCCGTTATGAGAAGATCCAACTCCTGGACTTGTTGA